In one Halosimplex halophilum genomic region, the following are encoded:
- a CDS encoding GNAT family N-acetyltransferase, with protein MSVNVERRVVDPGDADYVEQAWQLKERIRADEGVLRQRRGFFENAYRRSTVYLFVDRSDRDALVGFAAVRRDGYILFLAVDADYRGEGFGEALVARVAEDYSSVTCHARTTNREAINFYQHIGFTIERRIDDYYEDGGDAYYLKLGEDEGLADRLSKLLGG; from the coding sequence GTGAGCGTCAACGTCGAGCGACGGGTTGTCGACCCGGGGGACGCCGACTACGTCGAGCAGGCCTGGCAACTCAAAGAGCGGATCCGCGCGGACGAGGGCGTCCTCCGCCAGCGACGCGGCTTCTTCGAGAACGCCTACCGCCGCTCGACGGTCTACCTGTTCGTCGACCGGAGCGACCGCGACGCGCTCGTCGGGTTCGCCGCCGTCCGCCGGGACGGCTACATCCTCTTTCTCGCCGTCGACGCCGACTACCGCGGCGAGGGCTTCGGCGAGGCGCTGGTCGCCCGCGTCGCCGAGGACTACAGCTCCGTGACCTGCCACGCCCGCACGACCAACCGCGAGGCGATCAACTTCTACCAGCACATCGGCTTCACCATCGAGCGCCGCATCGACGACTACTACGAGGACGGCGGCGACGCCTACTACCTCAAGCTCGGCGAGGACGAGGGGCTCGCCGACCGCCTCTCGAAACTGCTCGGCGGGTAG